The window TGTTTCCCTCACCCGAAATTGCAATCAGAAACTTGAAGTCTTAAATCCAAATTTTAGCTTTTTATTGTCTTGTTTGAGAAACATAATTCAGAATTTTGAACTGACCTGAACTTTATGGGCTTCGTCAATGAAGCACAATTCAGAATTTTGAACTGTGTCCACCATACTATTTTCCTCACCTGCAGCTGCAAACAAAACAAAACCAAATCAAAGACCGTACAAGGTTTGTTAGATATAACTCCAGATACAGATTCTATCTTGCCTTCTCTGAGAAGCTTAATTCAGAAACTTTTAACTGAGCTGTATGGTTGCTTCGTCATATGAAGTGCCGGTCACCAGTGAGTACTGGTGTAGACTGTTCATATGTAATGTTTTCCAGTTGCAAACAAAACCAAGGCATCTACAGACTAGAGTTGCTGATGGGGGTAAATAAAACTAGTTGCAATCGGCTGAAGGGTTGATGCATGCATACCAACCGGCGGGCCGCCGTCGTCCTGGAGGACGGAGGAGCCCTAGGACCCAGTAAATCCTCGGCCACGCCGCAGACCGGGCCCGCTCTTCCCCCTTCCTCGAGCACTGGCCGTGGCGTGTCGGTGAAGCCGCCATAGCGCAGGGCCACAATAGTCCTCTCCTCATCAGTCCGATGTTCCTGACTCGCCAACGCACGATAGATTTTTTTTTAAGTGATGTAGTGGCGTAATGTAGCTGTTCTGTTCACAAAATTCAGGACCAAATTGCAGAGCATCTATTGTCACAAAATGTAAAAGAGAAGGTAATCTCATACAGGAAGGACACTCCGATTGTTCAGAAAGAGATCTGTAAGCCCTGAGATAATAAGAGCTCCTGGAGTTGTGAATAGCAAAAATAGCCTAGGGGAATAATCTATGCTAAGAAAATTCAGTTAACAACTACTAGAACTACTTTGCAGGCTTGCACCCATCTAACAAACCGAAGCACAGGATCATCACGGGTCAGGTGATTCTGCCCTCATGTACTTCAgaggaactgaactgaggccaCGAGAATGGTTCACAGCTTTGGATCACGCGCTCCTGGAGCTCAGCAGTCTGGCTTCATGCTGCCGTCGGATGATGAGAGACTGCTGGTAAAGGTTCAGGTCAAGGCCATCGACGTTACGTGCTTGCAGAATCGCCTGCAGGATGCCCGTAAGCAACAGATTTGATGCAGCATCATTTTTCGAATGATACCAGACATATAATTCACTAACAGAAGCTGGAGAAGGACAGAGAATTACGTCGTCGTTCGGCCGGATCAGGAGCTCGCCTATGAACTGGAATATAGAACCGCTGCGGAAACTGATGTCCCGCAGGTGCTGGGTGTCGATCTTCATCGTCGCGCTGCCATCTCGAATGACGGCAACTGCGGAGTCGACATCGTATGACTGAAGGCTGAAGAATTGCAAGCCAAGAAGGGTTAGCACGGTTAAAACTTGTAGTTTTGAGGAGAAAGCAAAGTAACGGGCAGACATACATTCCTGTTACCCGGAGGGACGCCCCTTGCTTGAACATCTCCGAGGAGGGCGCTAGCTCTTGCAGAGTGACAGGCACACCTGGTTTCAGAGTAGAAGATGCCATCTAGCTAGCACACGGGGAACAGGCAAAATGAGGCGACAGTCTTCGCAATCAAGAAAAGTACTGATACTGCTTCAACATTACAAGATTGTACACCGGTAGTTAATACAACTATGGTACTGATACTGTTTGACTGTATCAACATTTACCCTGCTGCTCAACATTATACCTGTTCAGATACATGAGACTGCAATATGCATGCTACTGCTGCATACTGATCTAGCATTGTAAATTCGTAATCTCAATTATGGGGAAGGAGGCAAAATGTATCAGCTACCAAAGAAGGGCTTCAAATCAGTAACATGCAATTCCAATCCCATTCGCATACAGTACATACAGTGATTCCAACATTCTGGCATGAGATCTAATCTGAAACTTGACTCAATCCTTATTTTT is drawn from Aegilops tauschii subsp. strangulata cultivar AL8/78 chromosome 1, Aet v6.0, whole genome shotgun sequence and contains these coding sequences:
- the LOC109747274 gene encoding CST complex subunit TEN1-like, translated to MASSTLKPGVPVTLQELAPSSEMFKQGASLRVTGILQSYDVDSAVAVIRDGSATMKIDTQHLRDISFRSGSIFQFIGELLIRPNDDAILQARNVDGLDLNLYQQSLIIRRQHEARLLSSRSA